From the Montipora capricornis isolate CH-2021 chromosome 2, ASM3666992v2, whole genome shotgun sequence genome, one window contains:
- the LOC138038980 gene encoding multivesicular body subunit 12B-like, whose product MQASPYPPITDVKIVSQKDRCPAKYFMITKTVQGHDGQLFDSTWRHKGKRYLCFSREVGQNVIEDITIIGEDDNVVSGFTAITKAHDDDDKALRKHLLCLKIQSRNNAVNAVYDIVLINKNKGETVPPGFHFISNEVNNLSFCYKVAPIFRAQPTPAKAGQTQMPSSAPTGQQWYGQLPTPAGPWQQPQQQAPYSSHSLINLGKPRASSAIEGLPFEVNSKFEILWKKSGPTLPNMQSLSVSDINSKYDYAFSIEQGVTSR is encoded by the exons ATGCAGGCTTCTCCGTACCCTCCCATTACAGATGTCAAAATTGTTTCTCAGAAGGATCGATGCCCTGCAAAATATTTCATG ATTACAAAGACAGTGCAAGGTCACGATGGACAGTTATTTGACAGCACTTGGAGGCACAAAGGAAAACGTTATCTTTGCTTTTCACGTGAG GTTGGACAGAATGTTATTGAAGACATAACAATCATTGGTGAAGATGACAATGTGGTATCAGGATTCACAGCAATAACCAAAGCCCATGATGATG ATGATAAAGCCCTGAGAAAACATCTTCTTTGCCTGAAAATCCAGTCAAGGAACAATGCTGTGAATGCTGTTTATGACATTGTGTTGATAAACAAGAACAAAGGAGAGACGGTCCCCCCtggctttcatttcatttc gaATGAGGTCAATAACCTGTCCTTTTGTTACAAAGTGGCACCCATTTTTAGAGCTCAACCCACACCTGCTAAGGCAGGGCAGACCCAAATGCCCTCAAGTGCTCCAACTGGACAGCAatg GTATGGACAGTTACCAACACCAGCTGGACCCTGGCAACAGCCCCAGCAGCAGGCTCCATATTCTTCACATTCACTGATAAACCTTGGTAAACCTAGGGCAAGTTCAG CTATTGAAGGCCTTCCTTTTGAAGTTAATTCtaagtttgaaattttatggAAAAAGTCAGGG cCTACGTTGCCGAATATGCAAAGTTTATCAGTTAGTGACATTAACTCCAAG TATGATTACGCCTTTAGCATTGAGCAAGGAGTGACATCCAGATGA